A genomic stretch from Dyella sp. M7H15-1 includes:
- the glnD gene encoding [protein-PII] uridylyltransferase, protein MPTPPLPRLPLAIPRSGVSSEARRALRQLLDDLNRSIAVAFRDGADASELARHRSDAVTRIVAHVWTACLGEVTDAALFAIGGFGRGLLFPHSDIDLLALVEHADASRLRALEQCFATFWDIGLKVGHAVRDPAQCQTLAAAEVSVFTSLLDARRLAGDAALDTRLRAIVDVPGIWPPHDYLLARLAERDARHARYDDTAYNLEPNLKDGPGGLRTLDSLRWLGKRLAHAGDFAEMVSEGLLDPAECDQLLHAEATLRRFRFALHLEAGRPEERLLFDYQRAMAARLGFEDEHEKNLGVEQFMQGYYRAASQVERLGIQIAERFEELLEPPAAAQPVGEDFIRYGSRLAVRNPDLFMLRPAALVEAFIARLDQKGVMGFTADTMRRIHQATAVLDGKLADDPDVLAALLRLLRRGAPAVDALWRMNRHGLLAAILPAFGKVFGRMQYDLFHVYTVDEHTLRVLRNVARFADPAAQPEFPLACEIWPSLPRPEVLLLAALFHDIAKGRGGDHSVLGEEDARAFGHKIGLPEEDIERIAWLVRWHLLMSTTAQRQDITDPDVVHRFAERVGGRERLGQLYLLTIADIIGTSPRLWNAWKDRLLADLYTSTRYALHREAEPAVGAAARANQCREQALALLVASGHDADTVAHIWDGFPMLSFLRHHPEQIAWQTSAILEGEGKWPLIAVNPLSVRGSTELFVYAPDRDGLFANVTAMLDRLHFSVMEARVLSSPDGKAMDTFLLLEAETQKPASPERAEELHQRLQRALTQSAPIMPPRRNMSRHLKHFQMTPRIDFNQSDGRTQMALVCTDRPGLLAAVTQVMMSCEVRVHDARIATFGERVEDFFQLTDRKNAPLGEIQQQRLWQALVERIGPQSLSAIVPSL, encoded by the coding sequence ATGCCGACGCCTCCGCTTCCCCGTCTTCCGCTTGCTATCCCGCGCTCCGGCGTATCGAGCGAGGCAAGGCGTGCGCTGCGGCAACTACTGGATGACCTGAACCGTTCGATTGCGGTGGCTTTTCGCGATGGCGCCGACGCCAGCGAGCTGGCGCGCCATCGTAGCGACGCGGTAACGCGCATCGTCGCGCATGTGTGGACGGCGTGCCTGGGTGAGGTCACTGATGCTGCTTTGTTCGCGATCGGCGGATTCGGGCGCGGTTTGTTGTTTCCGCATTCGGACATCGATCTGCTGGCGTTGGTCGAGCATGCCGATGCATCGCGTCTGCGCGCCTTGGAACAATGCTTCGCCACCTTTTGGGATATCGGCCTGAAGGTTGGGCATGCCGTGCGTGACCCCGCGCAATGTCAGACACTGGCCGCGGCCGAAGTGTCGGTATTCACCAGTCTGCTCGATGCACGGCGCCTGGCCGGCGATGCGGCGCTCGATACGCGCTTGCGTGCGATTGTCGATGTGCCGGGCATCTGGCCGCCGCACGACTATTTGCTGGCACGCCTGGCCGAGCGCGATGCGCGGCATGCGCGCTATGACGATACCGCCTATAACCTCGAACCCAATCTCAAAGATGGTCCGGGTGGATTGCGCACGCTCGATTCGCTGCGTTGGTTAGGCAAACGTTTGGCGCATGCCGGCGATTTTGCCGAAATGGTCAGCGAAGGGCTGCTCGATCCGGCTGAATGCGACCAGCTGTTACATGCCGAGGCTACGTTGCGGCGTTTCCGTTTCGCCTTGCATCTGGAAGCAGGCCGGCCGGAAGAGCGACTGCTGTTCGACTACCAGCGCGCCATGGCGGCGCGACTCGGTTTCGAAGACGAGCATGAAAAAAATCTCGGCGTCGAACAATTCATGCAGGGCTATTACCGTGCGGCAAGCCAGGTCGAGCGGCTGGGTATTCAGATCGCCGAGCGCTTCGAGGAATTGCTCGAGCCTCCTGCCGCCGCGCAACCGGTTGGCGAGGATTTCATTCGCTACGGATCACGCCTGGCGGTGCGCAATCCGGATTTATTCATGCTGCGCCCGGCTGCCTTGGTTGAGGCATTCATCGCGCGCCTGGATCAAAAAGGCGTGATGGGTTTCACCGCCGACACCATGCGCCGTATTCACCAGGCCACCGCCGTGCTCGATGGCAAGCTAGCCGATGATCCGGACGTGCTGGCCGCCCTGCTGCGCCTACTGCGGCGTGGTGCGCCGGCGGTGGATGCCCTGTGGCGCATGAATCGTCACGGTCTGCTCGCAGCGATTCTGCCTGCCTTCGGCAAAGTGTTCGGACGCATGCAGTACGATCTGTTCCACGTCTACACGGTGGACGAACATACTTTGCGCGTGTTACGCAACGTCGCGCGCTTCGCCGATCCCGCCGCGCAGCCCGAATTTCCGCTCGCCTGCGAAATCTGGCCCAGCCTGCCCAGGCCGGAAGTCTTGCTGCTGGCTGCCTTGTTCCATGACATCGCCAAAGGACGCGGCGGCGATCATTCCGTGCTGGGTGAAGAAGATGCGCGCGCATTCGGCCACAAAATCGGCTTGCCGGAAGAAGATATCGAGCGCATCGCTTGGCTGGTGCGTTGGCATTTGTTGATGAGCACGACTGCGCAGCGTCAGGACATCACCGATCCGGATGTCGTGCATCGTTTTGCCGAACGGGTGGGCGGACGCGAGCGGCTGGGACAGCTGTATCTGTTGACCATTGCCGACATCATTGGCACCAGCCCGCGTCTGTGGAATGCATGGAAAGATCGCCTGCTGGCCGATCTGTATACCTCCACGCGCTACGCCTTGCACCGCGAGGCTGAGCCGGCCGTCGGCGCCGCCGCGCGTGCAAACCAGTGCCGCGAGCAGGCGTTGGCCTTGCTAGTTGCTTCCGGCCACGACGCGGACACGGTGGCACACATCTGGGACGGCTTTCCCATGCTGAGCTTTCTGCGCCACCATCCGGAACAGATTGCCTGGCAAACGTCCGCGATTTTGGAGGGCGAAGGCAAATGGCCCTTGATCGCTGTCAATCCGCTGTCCGTGCGTGGCAGTACCGAGCTGTTTGTCTATGCACCGGATCGCGATGGTCTGTTCGCCAATGTGACGGCGATGCTCGACCGCCTGCATTTTTCGGTGATGGAAGCGCGTGTGCTCAGCTCGCCCGATGGAAAGGCCATGGATACCTTTTTGCTGTTGGAAGCAGAAACGCAGAAGCCGGCCTCACCCGAGCGTGCGGAGGAATTGCATCAGCGTCTGCAACGCGCACTCACGCAATCGGCGCCGATCATGCCGCCACGTCGCAACATGTCGCGCCATCTGAAGCATTTCCAGATGACGCCGCGCATCGATTTCAATCAGTCCGACGGTCGTACCCAGATGGCCCTGGTATGTACCGACCGCCCCGGTCTGCTGGCTGCGGTCACGCAGGTGATGATGTCTTGCGAAGTGCGCGTGCATGACGCCCGCATCGCCACCTTCGGCGAGCGGGTGGAGGACTTCTTCCAGCTGACCGACCGTAAGAATGCGCCGCTGGGCGAGATACAGCAGCAACGTTTGTGGCAGGCTTTGGTGGAGCGGATCGGACCACAGAGTTTGTC
- the map gene encoding type I methionyl aminopeptidase codes for MAIILKSAQDLEGMRVAGQLAAEVLAMLKEHVKPGVTTEDLDRLAYEHIVNVQKAIPANVGYHGFPKTLCTSVNHVICHGIPSPGKQLKEGDIINLDVTVIKDGWHGDTSRMYFVGTPGVLAKRLVDTTFEAMMRGIQSVRPGATLGDVGHAIQKHAEAAGFSIVREYCGHGIGKVYHDEPQVLHYGKPGTGVILQKGMTFTVEPMVNAGKPQTKQLPDGWTVVTKDHSLSAQWEHTIAVTDDGFEILTPWPDA; via the coding sequence ATGGCAATCATTCTCAAATCCGCCCAAGACCTTGAAGGCATGCGTGTCGCCGGTCAGCTGGCGGCCGAAGTCCTGGCCATGCTCAAGGAGCATGTGAAGCCGGGCGTCACCACCGAAGACCTGGACCGACTGGCCTACGAGCACATCGTGAATGTGCAGAAGGCAATTCCCGCCAACGTCGGTTACCACGGCTTTCCCAAGACCCTATGCACCTCGGTCAACCACGTGATCTGCCACGGCATTCCCAGCCCGGGCAAGCAACTCAAGGAAGGCGACATCATCAATCTGGACGTCACCGTCATCAAGGACGGCTGGCATGGCGACACCAGCCGCATGTACTTCGTCGGCACCCCCGGGGTGCTGGCCAAGCGCCTGGTGGACACCACCTTTGAAGCGATGATGCGCGGTATCCAGTCGGTGCGCCCCGGCGCCACCCTGGGCGACGTCGGCCACGCGATCCAGAAGCACGCCGAGGCGGCGGGCTTTTCCATCGTGCGCGAATATTGCGGTCACGGCATCGGCAAGGTGTATCACGACGAGCCGCAGGTATTGCATTACGGCAAGCCCGGCACCGGTGTGATCCTGCAAAAAGGCATGACCTTCACGGTGGAGCCGATGGTCAACGCCGGCAAGCCGCAGACCAAGCAATTGCCGGACGGCTGGACCGTGGTGACCAAGGATCACTCGCTGTCGGCGCAATGGGAGCACACCATTGCGGTGACGGATGATGGCTTCGAGATCCTTACGCCCTGGCCGGATGCGTAG
- the rpsB gene encoding 30S ribosomal protein S2, with translation MAQVTMRQMLEAGVHFGHQTRYWNPKMAPYIFGARGKIHIINLEKTLPLFTDAMNFLSAIAQKRGTVLFVGTKRSAREALAEEAGRAGMPFVTARWLGGMLTNFRTVKQSVGRLKELEAAETDGSFDKLVKHEVLALRRERAKLENSLGGIKNMNRLPDALFVVDIGHENIAVQEAKKLGIPVIAVVDTNYNPELVDYAIPGNDDAIRAIQLYARAAADSILEGKAAAPAAAQGDANEFVELDEEGNPVAKEEERRAAAPRRNPPAKKGSPRGGDRNDRRGGRGSRSQDLGDTD, from the coding sequence ATGGCTCAAGTCACCATGCGTCAGATGCTGGAAGCTGGCGTGCATTTCGGTCACCAGACCCGCTATTGGAACCCGAAGATGGCCCCGTACATCTTTGGCGCCCGCGGCAAGATCCACATCATCAACCTCGAAAAGACCCTGCCGCTGTTCACCGACGCGATGAATTTCTTGTCGGCGATCGCCCAGAAGCGCGGCACGGTGCTGTTCGTGGGCACCAAGCGTTCCGCCCGCGAAGCCCTGGCTGAAGAAGCCGGCCGCGCCGGGATGCCATTCGTCACTGCCCGCTGGCTGGGCGGCATGCTGACCAACTTCCGCACCGTGAAACAGTCGGTCGGCCGCCTGAAAGAGCTGGAAGCCGCTGAAACCGACGGCAGCTTCGACAAGCTGGTCAAGCACGAAGTACTAGCCTTGCGCCGCGAACGTGCCAAGTTGGAAAACTCACTCGGCGGCATCAAGAACATGAACCGCCTGCCCGACGCGCTGTTCGTGGTCGATATCGGCCATGAAAACATTGCCGTGCAGGAAGCCAAGAAGCTCGGCATCCCGGTGATCGCCGTGGTCGACACCAACTACAACCCGGAACTGGTGGACTACGCCATCCCGGGCAATGACGACGCTATCCGCGCGATCCAGCTCTACGCTCGCGCCGCTGCCGACTCGATCCTCGAAGGCAAGGCTGCTGCCCCGGCTGCTGCCCAGGGTGATGCCAACGAATTCGTCGAACTGGACGAAGAAGGCAACCCGGTTGCCAAGGAAGAGGAACGCCGCGCCGCTGCCCCGCGCCGCAATCCGCCGGCCAAAAAGGGCAGCCCGCGCGGTGGCGATCGCAACGACCGCCGCGGTGGCCGTGGCAGCCGTTCGCAGGATCTCGGCGACACCGATTAA
- the tsf gene encoding translation elongation factor Ts, which produces MADISAQLVKELRERSGAGMMECKKALVENHGDIEIAMEWLRKSGLAKADKKAGRVAAEGRIFAAQGNGSAVLVEVNSETDFVAKNPDFVTFGNNVADVALKSNTNDVDTLKAAAYPAGGTVEEATKGLIATIGEKIEVRRMARALNDGVIAHYIHSGRIGVLVALKGGSEELAKGIAMHVAAMNPAYVRAEDVPADFLTKEKDIALSQMSEKEKAKPAEILEKIVGGKVSKIISEVTLLGQPYVLDTNTTVGEALKKEGADVISVARLAVGEGIEKVQEDYLAEVQKAMQV; this is translated from the coding sequence ATGGCTGACATTTCCGCCCAATTGGTCAAGGAACTCCGTGAGCGCTCCGGCGCCGGCATGATGGAGTGCAAGAAAGCACTAGTCGAAAACCATGGCGACATCGAAATCGCCATGGAATGGTTGCGCAAGTCGGGCCTGGCCAAGGCCGACAAGAAGGCCGGTCGTGTGGCCGCCGAAGGCCGTATTTTCGCTGCCCAGGGCAACGGCAGCGCGGTGCTGGTCGAAGTGAACAGCGAAACCGACTTCGTTGCCAAGAACCCCGATTTCGTAACGTTCGGCAACAACGTTGCCGACGTGGCACTGAAGTCCAACACTAACGATGTCGATACTCTGAAAGCTGCCGCCTACCCAGCCGGCGGCACTGTCGAAGAGGCCACCAAGGGCCTGATCGCCACCATCGGAGAGAAGATCGAGGTCCGCCGCATGGCGCGCGCCTTGAATGATGGCGTGATTGCCCATTACATCCACAGTGGCCGCATCGGCGTGCTGGTGGCGCTCAAGGGCGGCTCGGAAGAGCTGGCCAAAGGCATCGCCATGCACGTGGCTGCGATGAATCCTGCTTATGTGCGCGCCGAAGATGTCCCGGCTGACTTCCTGACCAAGGAAAAGGACATCGCGCTGAGCCAGATGTCCGAGAAGGAAAAGGCCAAACCGGCCGAGATTCTGGAAAAAATCGTTGGTGGCAAGGTCAGCAAGATCATTTCCGAAGTCACCCTGCTCGGCCAACCCTATGTGCTGGACACCAACACCACCGTTGGCGAGGCCCTGAAGAAAGAAGGCGCCGATGTCATCTCGGTGGCTCGCCTTGCCGTAGGCGAGGGTATCGAGAAGGTGCAAGAAGACTATCTTGCCGAAGTGCAGAAGGCCATGCAGGTCTGA